A part of Chlorocebus sabaeus isolate Y175 chromosome 28, mChlSab1.0.hap1, whole genome shotgun sequence genomic DNA contains:
- the TRIP6 gene encoding thyroid receptor-interacting protein 6 isoform X1 — protein sequence MSGPTWLPPKQPEPARAPQGRAIPRGTPGPPPAHGAALQPHPRVNFCPLPSEQCYQAPGGPEDRGPAWVGSHGVLQRTQGLPADRGGLRPGSLDAEIDLLSSTLAELNGGRGHVPRRPERQAYEPPPPPAYRTGSLKPNPASPLPASPYGGPTPASYATASTPAGPAFPVQVKVAQPVRGCGPPRQGASQASGPLPGPHFPLPGRGEVWGPGYRSQREPGPGAKEEAAGVSGPAGGGRGGEHGPQVHLSQPPEDELDRLTKKLVHDMNHPPSGEYFGQCGGCGEDVVGDGAGVVALDRVFHVGCFVCSTCRAQLRGQHFYAVERRAYCEGCYVATLEKCATCSQPILDRILRAMGKAYHPGCFTCVVCHRGLDGIPFTVDATSQIHCIEDFHRKFAPRCSVCGGAIMPEPGQEETVRIVALDRSFHIGCYKCEECGLLLSSEGECQGCYPLDGHILCKACSAWRIQELSATVTTDC from the exons ATGTCGGGGCCCACCTGGCTGCCCCCGAAGCAGCCAGAGCCTGCCAGAGCCCCTCAGGGGAGGGCGATCCCACGAGGCACCCCGGGGCCTCCACCGGCCCATGGAGCAG cactccagccccaccccagggTCAATTTTTGCCCCCTCCCATCTGAGCAGTGTTACCAGGCCCCAGGGGGACCGGAGGATCGGGGGCCGGCCTGGGTGGGGTCCCATGGAGTACTCCAGCGCACGCAG GGGCTCCCTGCAGACAGGGGGGGCCTTCGCCCCGGAAGCCTGGATGCCGAGATAGACTTGCTGAGCAGCACGCTGGCCGAGCTGAATGGGGGTCGGGGTCATGTGCCACGGCGACCAGAGCGACAG GCATACGAGCCCCCGCCACCTCCTGCCTACCGCACGGGCTCCCTGAAGCCGAACCCAGCCTCGCCGCTCCCAGCGTCTCCCTATGGGGGCCCCACTCCAGCCTCCTATGCTACTGCCAGCACCCCAGCTGGTCCGGCCTTCCCCGTACAAGTGAAGGTGGCACAGCCAGTGAGGGGCTGTGGCCCACCCAGGCAGGGAGCCTCTCAGGCCTCTGGGCCCCTCCCGGGTCCCCACTTTCCTCTCCCAGGCCGAGGTGAAGTCTGGGGGCCTGGCTATAGGAGCCAGAGAGAGCCAGGGCCAGGGGCCAAAGAGGAAGCTGCTGGGGTCTCTGGCcctgcaggaggaggaagaggaggcgaGCACGGGCCCCAG GTGCACCTGAGCCAGCCTCCAGAGGATGAGCTGGACAGGCTGACGAAGAAGCTGGTGCACGACATGAACCACCCGCCTAGCGGGGAGTACTTCG gccagtgtggtggctgcGGAGAAGATGTGGTCGGGGACGGGGCTGGGGTTGTGGCCCTCGATCGCGTCTTTCATGTGGGCTGCTTTGTGTGTTCTACATGCCGGGCCCAGCTTCGGGGCCAGCATTTCTATGCCGTGGAGAGGAGGGCGTATTGCGAGGGCTGCTATGTG GCCACCCTGGAGAAATGTGCCACGTGCTCCCAGCCCATCCTGGACCGGATCCTGCGGGCTATGGGGAAGGCCTACCACCCTGGCTGCTTCACCTGCGTGGTGTGTCACCGTGGCCTCGACGGCATCCCCTTCACAGTGGATGCTACGAGCCAGATCCACTGCATTGAGGACTTTCACAG GAAGTTTGCCCCGAGATGCTCAGTGTGCGGTGGGGCCATAATGCCTGAGCCAGGTCAGGAGGAGACTGTGAGAATTGTTGCTCTGGATCGAAGTTTTCACATTGGCTGTTACAAGTGCGAG GAGTGTGGGCTGCTGCTCTCCTCTGAGGGCGAGTGTCAGGGCTGCTACCCGCTGGATGGGCACATCTTATGCAAGGCCTGCAGCGCCTGGCGCATCCAGGAGCTCTCAGCCACCGTCACCACTGACTGCTGA
- the TRIP6 gene encoding thyroid receptor-interacting protein 6 isoform X2, producing MEQCYQAPGGPEDRGPAWVGSHGVLQRTQGLPADRGGLRPGSLDAEIDLLSSTLAELNGGRGHVPRRPERQAYEPPPPPAYRTGSLKPNPASPLPASPYGGPTPASYATASTPAGPAFPVQVKVAQPVRGCGPPRQGASQASGPLPGPHFPLPGRGEVWGPGYRSQREPGPGAKEEAAGVSGPAGGGRGGEHGPQVHLSQPPEDELDRLTKKLVHDMNHPPSGEYFGQCGGCGEDVVGDGAGVVALDRVFHVGCFVCSTCRAQLRGQHFYAVERRAYCEGCYVATLEKCATCSQPILDRILRAMGKAYHPGCFTCVVCHRGLDGIPFTVDATSQIHCIEDFHRKFAPRCSVCGGAIMPEPGQEETVRIVALDRSFHIGCYKCEECGLLLSSEGECQGCYPLDGHILCKACSAWRIQELSATVTTDC from the exons ATGGAGCAG TGTTACCAGGCCCCAGGGGGACCGGAGGATCGGGGGCCGGCCTGGGTGGGGTCCCATGGAGTACTCCAGCGCACGCAG GGGCTCCCTGCAGACAGGGGGGGCCTTCGCCCCGGAAGCCTGGATGCCGAGATAGACTTGCTGAGCAGCACGCTGGCCGAGCTGAATGGGGGTCGGGGTCATGTGCCACGGCGACCAGAGCGACAG GCATACGAGCCCCCGCCACCTCCTGCCTACCGCACGGGCTCCCTGAAGCCGAACCCAGCCTCGCCGCTCCCAGCGTCTCCCTATGGGGGCCCCACTCCAGCCTCCTATGCTACTGCCAGCACCCCAGCTGGTCCGGCCTTCCCCGTACAAGTGAAGGTGGCACAGCCAGTGAGGGGCTGTGGCCCACCCAGGCAGGGAGCCTCTCAGGCCTCTGGGCCCCTCCCGGGTCCCCACTTTCCTCTCCCAGGCCGAGGTGAAGTCTGGGGGCCTGGCTATAGGAGCCAGAGAGAGCCAGGGCCAGGGGCCAAAGAGGAAGCTGCTGGGGTCTCTGGCcctgcaggaggaggaagaggaggcgaGCACGGGCCCCAG GTGCACCTGAGCCAGCCTCCAGAGGATGAGCTGGACAGGCTGACGAAGAAGCTGGTGCACGACATGAACCACCCGCCTAGCGGGGAGTACTTCG gccagtgtggtggctgcGGAGAAGATGTGGTCGGGGACGGGGCTGGGGTTGTGGCCCTCGATCGCGTCTTTCATGTGGGCTGCTTTGTGTGTTCTACATGCCGGGCCCAGCTTCGGGGCCAGCATTTCTATGCCGTGGAGAGGAGGGCGTATTGCGAGGGCTGCTATGTG GCCACCCTGGAGAAATGTGCCACGTGCTCCCAGCCCATCCTGGACCGGATCCTGCGGGCTATGGGGAAGGCCTACCACCCTGGCTGCTTCACCTGCGTGGTGTGTCACCGTGGCCTCGACGGCATCCCCTTCACAGTGGATGCTACGAGCCAGATCCACTGCATTGAGGACTTTCACAG GAAGTTTGCCCCGAGATGCTCAGTGTGCGGTGGGGCCATAATGCCTGAGCCAGGTCAGGAGGAGACTGTGAGAATTGTTGCTCTGGATCGAAGTTTTCACATTGGCTGTTACAAGTGCGAG GAGTGTGGGCTGCTGCTCTCCTCTGAGGGCGAGTGTCAGGGCTGCTACCCGCTGGATGGGCACATCTTATGCAAGGCCTGCAGCGCCTGGCGCATCCAGGAGCTCTCAGCCACCGTCACCACTGACTGCTGA
- the SLC12A9 gene encoding solute carrier family 12 member 9 isoform X2, translated as MASESSPLLAYRLLGEEGTALPLNGAGAPGGASARKLSTFLGVVVPTVLSMFSIVVFLRIGFVVGHAGLLQALAMLLVAYFILALTVLSVCAIATNGAVQGGGAYFMISRTLGPEVGGSIGLMFYLANVCGCAVSLLGLVESVLDVFGADATGPSGLRVLPQGYGWNLLYGSLLLGLVGGVCTLGAGLYARASFLTFLLVSGSLASVLISFVAVGPRDIPLTPRPGPNGSSLPPRFGHFTGFNSSTLKDNLAAGYAEDYTTGAMMNFASVFAVLFNGCTGIMAGANMSGELKDPSRAIPLGTIVAVAYTFFVYVLLFFLSSFTCDRTLLQEDYGFFRAISLWPPLVLIGIYATALSASMSSLIGASRILHALARDDLFGVILAPAKVVSRGGNPWAAVLYSWGLVQLVLLAGKLNTLAAVVTVFYLVAYAAVDLSCLSLEWASAPNFRPTFSLFSWHTCLLGVASCLLMMFLISPGAAGGSLLLMGLLAALLTARGGPSSWGYVSQALLFHQVRKYLLRLDVRKDHVKFWRPQLLLLVGNPRGALPLLRLANQLKKGGLYVLGHVTLGDLDSLPSDPVQPQYGAWLSLVDRAQVKAFVDLTLSPSVRQGAQHLLRISGLDAPLEAGSGQRPTLSAELECSLVARILMRTLPV; from the exons ATGGCCAGTGAGAGCTCACCTCTGCTGGCCTACCGactcctgggggaggaggggacGGCCCTCCCTCTCAATGGGGCCGGGGCTCCTGGAGGGGCATCTGCCCGGAAGCTGTCCACCttcctgggtgtggtggtgcccactgTCCTGTCCATGTTCAGCATAGTTGTTTTTCTGAGGATTG GGTTCGTGGTGGGCCATGCGGGGCTGCTGCAGGCCCTGGCCATGCTGCTGGTTGCCTACTTCATCCTGGCGCTCACCGTCCTCTCTGTCTGTGCCATTGCCACCAATGGAGCTGTGCAGGGGGGTGGAGCCTACT TCATGATCAGCCGCACATTGGGGCCCGAGGTCGGGGGCAGCATTGGGCTCATGTTCTACCTGGCTAACGTGTGTGGCTGTGCCGTCTCCCTGCTGGGACTGGTGGAGTCTGTGCTTGACGTCTTCGGGGCCG ATGCCACAGGGCCCAGTGGGCTCCGGGTCCTGCCCCAGGGCTACGGCTGGAACCTGCTGTATGGCTCCCTGCTGCTGGGCCTTGTGGGTGGGGTCTGCACCCTGGGAGCTGGCCTCTATGCCAGGGCCTCATTCCTCACATTCCTGCTGGTCTCCGGCTCCCTGGCCTCTGTGCTTATCAGCTTTGTGGCTGTAGGGCCGAGGGACATCCCCTTGACCCCTCGGCCTGGCCCCAATGGCTCCTCCCTGCCACCCCGGTTTGGCCACTTTACCGGCTTCAACAGCAGTACCCTGAAGGACAACTTGGCTG CTGGCTACGCTGAGGACTACACCACAGGAGCCATGATGAATTTTGCCAGCGTCTTTGCTGTCCTCTTTAACGGCTGTACAGGCATCATGGCTGGGGCCAACATGTCAG GGGAGCTGAAGGACCCCAGCCGTGCGATCCCTCTGGGCACGATCGTCGCTGTCGCCTACACCTTCTTCGTCTATgtcctgcttttcttcctctccagCTTCACCTGTGACAG GACCTTGCTGCAGGAAGACTATGGGTTCTTCCGCGCTATCAGCCTGTGGCCCCCACTGGTGTTGATCGGAATCTATGCCACCGCGCTCTCAGCGTCCATGAGCTCGCTCATCGGCGCCTCCCGCATCCTCCATGCCCTGGCCCGGGATGACCTCTTTG GAGTGATCTTGGCGCCGGCCAAGGTTGTGTCCCGGGGCGGAAACCCCTGGGCGGCTGTACTGTATTCTTGGGGCCTGGTGCAG CTGGTGCTCCTGGCCGGGAAGCTGAACACGCTGGCTGCCGTGGTCACTGTCTTCTACCTGGTGGCCTATGCCGCTGTGGACCTGTCCTGCCTGAGCCTGGAGTGGGCCTCGGCCCCCAACTTCCG CCCCACCTTCAGCCTGTTCTCCTGGCACACCTGCCTGCTGGGGGTGGCCTCCTGCCTGCTCATGATGTTCCTCATCAGCCCTGGTGCGGCCGGTGGTTCCCTGCTCCTCATGGGTCTCCTGGCTGCCCTGCTCACCGCGCGAGGAGGCCCCAGCAGCTGGGGCTATGTCAGCCAGGCCTTGCTTTTCCACCAG GTGCGTAAGTATCTGCTCCGGCTGGACGTCCGGAAGGATCACGTGAAGTTCTGGCGGCCCCAGCTGCTGCTCCTGGTGGGGAACCCCCGGGGCGCCCTGCCTCTGCTGCGGTTGGCCAACCAGCTTAAGAAGGGGGGGCTCTACGTGCTGGGCCACGTCACCCTGGGAGACCTTG ACTCCCTCCCCTCGGACCCTGTACAGCCGCAGTACGGGGCATGGCTCAGCCTGGTGGACCGGGCCCAGGTGAAGGCTTTTGTGGATCTAACTCTCTCACCCTCTGTGCGCCAGGGGGCTCAGCATCTGCTGCGAATCTCCGGCCTCG ATGCCCCGCTAGAAGCCGGGAGTGGACAGCGTCCTACTCTCTCCGCAGAATTGGAGTGCTCATTAGTGGCAAGAATCCTAATGCGAACTTTGCCTGTTTAA
- the SLC12A9 gene encoding solute carrier family 12 member 9 isoform X1 — protein sequence MASESSPLLAYRLLGEEGTALPLNGAGAPGGASARKLSTFLGVVVPTVLSMFSIVVFLRIGFVVGHAGLLQALAMLLVAYFILALTVLSVCAIATNGAVQGGGAYFMISRTLGPEVGGSIGLMFYLANVCGCAVSLLGLVESVLDVFGADATGPSGLRVLPQGYGWNLLYGSLLLGLVGGVCTLGAGLYARASFLTFLLVSGSLASVLISFVAVGPRDIPLTPRPGPNGSSLPPRFGHFTGFNSSTLKDNLAAGYAEDYTTGAMMNFASVFAVLFNGCTGIMAGANMSGELKDPSRAIPLGTIVAVAYTFFVYVLLFFLSSFTCDRTLLQEDYGFFRAISLWPPLVLIGIYATALSASMSSLIGASRILHALARDDLFGVILAPAKVVSRGGNPWAAVLYSWGLVQLVLLAGKLNTLAAVVTVFYLVAYAAVDLSCLSLEWASAPNFRPTFSLFSWHTCLLGVASCLLMMFLISPGAAGGSLLLMGLLAALLTARGGPSSWGYVSQALLFHQVRKYLLRLDVRKDHVKFWRPQLLLLVGNPRGALPLLRLANQLKKGGLYVLGHVTLGDLDSLPSDPVQPQYGAWLSLVDRAQVKAFVDLTLSPSVRQGAQHLLRISGLGGMKPNTLVLGFYDDAPPQDHFLTDPAFSEPADSTREGSSPALSTLFPPPRAPGSPRALSPQDYVATVADALKMNKNVVLARASGALPPERLSRGSGGTSQLHHVDVWPLNLLRPRGGPGYVDVCGLFLLQMATILGMVPAWHSARLRIFLCLGPREAPGAAEGRLRALLSQLRIRAEVQEVVWGEGAGAGEPEVEEEGDFVNSGWGDAEAEALARSANALVRAQQGRGTGGGPGGPEGGDTEGPTTALTFLYLPRPPADPARYPRYLALLETLTRDLGPTLLVHGVTPVTCTDL from the exons ATGGCCAGTGAGAGCTCACCTCTGCTGGCCTACCGactcctgggggaggaggggacGGCCCTCCCTCTCAATGGGGCCGGGGCTCCTGGAGGGGCATCTGCCCGGAAGCTGTCCACCttcctgggtgtggtggtgcccactgTCCTGTCCATGTTCAGCATAGTTGTTTTTCTGAGGATTG GGTTCGTGGTGGGCCATGCGGGGCTGCTGCAGGCCCTGGCCATGCTGCTGGTTGCCTACTTCATCCTGGCGCTCACCGTCCTCTCTGTCTGTGCCATTGCCACCAATGGAGCTGTGCAGGGGGGTGGAGCCTACT TCATGATCAGCCGCACATTGGGGCCCGAGGTCGGGGGCAGCATTGGGCTCATGTTCTACCTGGCTAACGTGTGTGGCTGTGCCGTCTCCCTGCTGGGACTGGTGGAGTCTGTGCTTGACGTCTTCGGGGCCG ATGCCACAGGGCCCAGTGGGCTCCGGGTCCTGCCCCAGGGCTACGGCTGGAACCTGCTGTATGGCTCCCTGCTGCTGGGCCTTGTGGGTGGGGTCTGCACCCTGGGAGCTGGCCTCTATGCCAGGGCCTCATTCCTCACATTCCTGCTGGTCTCCGGCTCCCTGGCCTCTGTGCTTATCAGCTTTGTGGCTGTAGGGCCGAGGGACATCCCCTTGACCCCTCGGCCTGGCCCCAATGGCTCCTCCCTGCCACCCCGGTTTGGCCACTTTACCGGCTTCAACAGCAGTACCCTGAAGGACAACTTGGCTG CTGGCTACGCTGAGGACTACACCACAGGAGCCATGATGAATTTTGCCAGCGTCTTTGCTGTCCTCTTTAACGGCTGTACAGGCATCATGGCTGGGGCCAACATGTCAG GGGAGCTGAAGGACCCCAGCCGTGCGATCCCTCTGGGCACGATCGTCGCTGTCGCCTACACCTTCTTCGTCTATgtcctgcttttcttcctctccagCTTCACCTGTGACAG GACCTTGCTGCAGGAAGACTATGGGTTCTTCCGCGCTATCAGCCTGTGGCCCCCACTGGTGTTGATCGGAATCTATGCCACCGCGCTCTCAGCGTCCATGAGCTCGCTCATCGGCGCCTCCCGCATCCTCCATGCCCTGGCCCGGGATGACCTCTTTG GAGTGATCTTGGCGCCGGCCAAGGTTGTGTCCCGGGGCGGAAACCCCTGGGCGGCTGTACTGTATTCTTGGGGCCTGGTGCAG CTGGTGCTCCTGGCCGGGAAGCTGAACACGCTGGCTGCCGTGGTCACTGTCTTCTACCTGGTGGCCTATGCCGCTGTGGACCTGTCCTGCCTGAGCCTGGAGTGGGCCTCGGCCCCCAACTTCCG CCCCACCTTCAGCCTGTTCTCCTGGCACACCTGCCTGCTGGGGGTGGCCTCCTGCCTGCTCATGATGTTCCTCATCAGCCCTGGTGCGGCCGGTGGTTCCCTGCTCCTCATGGGTCTCCTGGCTGCCCTGCTCACCGCGCGAGGAGGCCCCAGCAGCTGGGGCTATGTCAGCCAGGCCTTGCTTTTCCACCAG GTGCGTAAGTATCTGCTCCGGCTGGACGTCCGGAAGGATCACGTGAAGTTCTGGCGGCCCCAGCTGCTGCTCCTGGTGGGGAACCCCCGGGGCGCCCTGCCTCTGCTGCGGTTGGCCAACCAGCTTAAGAAGGGGGGGCTCTACGTGCTGGGCCACGTCACCCTGGGAGACCTTG ACTCCCTCCCCTCGGACCCTGTACAGCCGCAGTACGGGGCATGGCTCAGCCTGGTGGACCGGGCCCAGGTGAAGGCTTTTGTGGATCTAACTCTCTCACCCTCTGTGCGCCAGGGGGCTCAGCATCTGCTGCGAATCTCCGGCCTCG GTGGCATGAAGCCCAACACGTTGGTCCTGGGTTTCTACGATGACGCTCCACCGCAGGACCATTTCCTGACAGACCCGGCTTTCTCTGAGCCTGCAGACAGTACCAGGGAGGGCAGTTCCCCAGCTCTGAGTACCCTGTTCCCTCCTCCCCGGGCTCCTGGGAGCCCCCGGGCTCTCAGTCCCCAGGACTACGTGGCCACGGTGGCCGATGCCCTCAAGATGAACAAGAATGTGGTGCTGGCCCGGGCCAGTGGGGCCTTGCCCCCTGAGCGGCTGAGCCGGGGGTCTGGGGGCACCTCTCAGCTGCACCACGTGGATGTGTGGCCCCTCAACCTGCTGCGGCCCCGGGGTGGGCCCGGCTACGTGGACGTCTGCGGCCTCTTCCTACTGCAGATGGCAACCATCTTGGGCATGGTGCCCGCTTGGCATAGCGCCCGGCTCCGGATCTTCCTGTGCCTGGGGCCTAGGGAGGCGCCTGGGGCGGCCGAGGGGCGGCTGCGGGCGCTGCTGAGCCAACTGAGGATCCGGGCTGAGGTGCAGGAGGTGGTGTGGGGcgagggggctggggctggggaacccgaggtggaggaggaaggggacTTTGTGAACAGTGGGTGGGGAGATGCGGAGGCAGAGGCCCTGGCACGCAGCGCCAACGCCCTGGTTCGGGCCCAGCAGGGGCGTGGCACAGGAGGAGGGCCGGGTGGGCCGGAGGGTGGGGACACCGAGGGCCCCACCACAGCCCTCACCTTCTTGTACTTGCCTCGGCCGCCCGCCGATCCCGCCCGCTACCCCCGATACCTGGCGCTACTGGAGACTCTAACCCGAGACCTGGGCCCCACGCTGCTGGTTCATGGGGTCACCCCAGTCACCTGCACTGATCTCTGA